A single window of Anomaloglossus baeobatrachus isolate aAnoBae1 chromosome 5, aAnoBae1.hap1, whole genome shotgun sequence DNA harbors:
- the LOC142310397 gene encoding E3 ubiquitin/ISG15 ligase TRIM25-like yields the protein MASADLKDELTCSICLTLYSDPVTLKCGHNFCRECIESVLDTQKGSEAYTCPECRAEFLERPVLQRNTTLCNIAEHFLSQEEQEGTEVFCTYCIHTPVVASKTCLMCEASLCDLHLAVHSKSPEHVLIQPTKSFRNRRCSHHKKPLMYYCTEDAECLCAFCCLGEKHRGHKVEFLHEAVIKKQEKLKTFQGHILKEREKIETRVNRLQDHLRDIPEKATGIVERVGVQLQDLKKKQDNLEIHVLKEVSKQQEQVSMSVSDLIQQLEKKRDTLSWKLTTMEKLCQMTDPLLYLQADRNYFTEIVEDGEINLKETEAADLAEDLINKTLISGIMNIMSDLQKGYYVQEAAGILLDVHTASNDVHISGDLKTSSSSNVNLGRPETPQRFEDLRVLSMEGFSKGRLYWDVEVSKEGSWRVGMAYPSIQRRGENSHVGANTKSWGLRRFKNQYSVRHDKKEITVEGQATCYKVRIYLDYTGGLLSFYELANTMRHLYTYNATFTEALYPVIAVWDNAWARVLN from the coding sequence ATGGCCTCTGCTGATCTGAAGGACGAGCTAACCTGTTCCATCTGCCTGACCCTCTACTCCGATCCCGTAACACTGaaatgtggacacaacttctgccgggagTGCATAGAAAGTGTGCTGGATACACAGAAGGGATCTGAAGCCTATACCTGCCCTGAATGCAGAGCAGAGTTCCTGGAACGTCCTGTCCTGCAGAGGAACACCACCCTCTGTAACATAGCGGAGCATTTCCTTTCTCAGGAGGAGCAAGAAGGGACTGAAGTATTTTGCACGTACTGTATTCACACACCTGTGGTAGCATCTAAAACGTGTTTGATGTGCGAAGCTTCTCTGTGTGACCTTCACTTGGCAGTACACAGCAAGTCCCCAGAACATGTCTTAATCCAACCAACAAAGTCCTTCAGGAATAGAAGATGTTCTCACCATAAGAAGCCCCTCATGTATTACTGCACTGAGGATGCTGAGTGTTTGTGTGCTTTCTGCTGCCTTGGGGAGAAGCACAGAGGACACAAAGTTGAATTCCTACATGAAGCCGtaataaaaaaacaagaaaagcTGAAGACTTTTCAAGGCCATATCCTAAAAGAAAGGGAAAAGATTGAAACGCGTGTGAATCGTCTTCAGGACCATCTAAGGGACATCCCAGAAAAGGCAACCGGTATTGTGGAGAGAGTGGGTGTCCAGCTTCAAGACCTCAAGAAGAAGCAGGATAACTTGGAGATCCATGTTCTGAAAGAGGTATCGAAGCAACAAGAGCAAGTGTCAATGTCTGTGTCTGACCTGATCCAGCAGCTGGAAAAAAAGAGGGACACTCTGTCCTGGAAACTGACCACTATGGAGAAACTATGTCAGATGACCGATCCTCTCCTTTACTTACAAGCAGATAGAAATTACTTTACTGAAATAGTGGAAGATGGTGAGATAAATCTCAAAGAGACTGAAGCTGCTGATCTGGCTGAAGATCTGATCAACAAGACCCTAATATCTGGTATAATGAATATAATGTCTGACCTACAGAAAGGATACTATGTGCAGGAGGCGGCTGGCATATTATTGGATGTGCACACTGCTTCTAATGATGTGCACATCTCAGGGGACCTGAAAACCAGTTCATCGTCAAACGTAAATCTGGGTCGTCCTGAAACCCCTCAAAGATTTGAGGATCTTAGAGTTTTAAGCATGGAGGGTTTTTCTAAGGGAAGACTTTACTGGGATGTAGAAGTCAGTAAGGAGGGTAGCTGGAGAGTCGGGATGGCCTATCCGAGTATTCAACGAAGAGGAGAAAATTCCCATGTTGGAGCCAATACGAAGTCCTGGGGTCTTCGCAGGTTTAAGAATCAGTACTCCGTTAGGCATGACAAGAAAGAAATCACTGTCGAGGGCCAAGCTACTTGCTACAAAGTGAGGATATATCTAGATTACACGGGTGGGCTTCTGTCTTTTTATGAGCTGGCTAACACGATGAGACATTTATATACTTACAATGCCACCTTCACAGAGGCGCTCTACCCAGTGATCGCTGTGTGGGATAATGCTTGGGCGAGGGTCTTAAATTAA